A stretch of DNA from Pseudoalteromonas ruthenica:
GTAGGTTCTGCATATCCAATGTCGACACTCGGAACATTTCACCAGCACCTTCGCAGTCACTGGCGGTAATGATGGGAGTGCTGATCCACATGTAGCCACGCTCATGGAAAAAGCGGTGGATAGCCTGCGATAAGCAGTTACGAACACGGGTAACCGCGCCAATCACATTAGTGCGTGGGCGCAGGTGGGCGTGCTCACGTAGGTACTCAATACTATGGCGCTTTGCTGCCATAGGGTAAGTGTCAGGGTTTTCTACCCAGCCAATTACTTCAACGCTGTCCGCTTGAATTTCAAAGGCCTGACCTTTACCGGCTGACGCTACGAGCTTACCGGTTACGCTTACCGAGCAGCCGGCCGTTAAACGCGTTACTTCATCATAATTATTGAGCGAATTAGGCACTACAGCTTGGATAGGATCAAAACTCGAACCGTCATGAACGGCTAGAAACGAAATACCTGCTTTAGAATCGCGACGTGTGCGCACCCAACCTTTAATGTTGACCTGGGTGTCCACGGCAACGGCGCCTTTTAATAGCTCGGCGATTGCTGTATGGCTCATTTTCACTCCAATGATTACTATTGCCTACTGTGCTGCACCTTGGCAGCAGCAGTATTATGATGAAAGTTAAGAGGCCTATCTTAACCGTGATTTAGGGAGAAAAAAACTGCCAATTGCCTCAATCAGGGCAGAAATACGTAAAAGCGTAGAAAATATCACCTAAACTAATCATATATAACTTATTATCGAGACGCTTTAGCATGTTGAGGGGAGATAAACCGGGCCCTTTTCGATTAGTCGCTTGGTGTGCAGGTGTAGGCTGGGTGCTTTTTGTTGTGGTATTAGTATTGATTCACTACGCTCGCCCTGATGTAGATTACGGCATATTACGTTATTTCGACGTGCCCATTCGCGAGCATTGGCTCTTAAAACCGAAAAATAGCGCCTTAATCATGCTAATGCTGTGTGGTCTTTGCTGCGTTTGTGGCATTATAAGGGCAAGAAATATAAATAAAATGATGCATCTGGCTGCACTTTCGCTTATTGCTTTAGCGTTTTTGTGTGTCAGCTTTACCCTTGCAATCTTAAGTTAAAACGCAGTGAGTAGTTAATGAAACAAGCTTTTATCCTACGCGGCTTGCCAGGTAGTGGTAAAACCCACTATGCGCAGAGCCTTGCCGACGACCTCGTTGCCGGCGATGCTAGCCAATACTTTATTTGCAGTACCGACGATTTCTTCGTGCAAGATGGCCACTATCAATTTGATAAGCACAAGTTACCTGAATATCACAATCTTAATTTAGCCCGTTATATTAAAGCGCTCGCGGAGGGCATTCCGTTAGTGATTGTTGATAACACCAATATCAAAAAATGGGAATTTATCGCCTACATTGAAGCTGCGCATGCGCTCGGTTATCAAGTCAAAGAGGTGATCGTTGGCGAGGTAAAAGACAAAGCAATGCAACACCTTTATGCTCAGCGCAACACCCACAAAGTAGCACTGCGGACGATAGCGAAAATGGCCTATCAATTTGAGTGGTAATTGACCATATCAAGGAGCATTCATGAGTAACAAGCAAGTAGAGCATGACACCCAAAAACCTAAACTAGCGCACGAGCTCCACCAAGAACTTCCGGTTGATCATCCCGATGCGTTTTTTCGCATGCTACACAAAGTGATTCGCTTTGCTATTTGTGTTTTAGCCCTGTGTATGGTGGCAGTTATACTCTGGGGGGTCGGTGATGTTATGTACATTATCTACGAGCGATTAATGCAGCCACCTTACTTTTTACTAGATGTCAATGACATCTTTTATACCTTTGGTGGCTTTATGGCTGTGTTGATAGCGGTGGAAATATTTATCAACATTAGGATGTATCTAGGCAGCAACGTGTTTCCTGTCAAGCTTGTCGTCGCGACTGCTTTGATGGCTATCGCTCGTAAAGTGATCATCCTTGATTTTGATACCCTCACCCCGCTTTACCTGATAGGTATCGCCGCCACAACTTTAGCGCTGGGGATAACCTACTGGCTTTTGGGCAAAGCGCCCAATGATGATTATGACCATTAGATGGACATTGATAAAAAAACCGCCTCAAGGGCGGCTTTTTTTATTACATGGCGTTGTATTCGTCTTCCCAGAAGAACTTTTCTTCGCCAAATGCCGGCTTTAAGTCATTAAGCCATGTAGCATTCTCGTCATACTTGGTAAAGAAAGGACGCTGCACCCAATCTGGGTTGCGAGCTTGAATAAAGCGCAGTACGAAGACCTTTTCACCGGCAATCTCGCTGACACCAGATACTTCTACCTTTCCTGGACCTGCACTCATAGACGGGCCGCGCACGGTACGACTGACGCCGGATACCTGTTTATAAGCCTCGCGGAAGGTTTCCCAAGTTTTATACAGGGGCAATTCAAAGTAACGCTTGGCCCCGGTATCACGTTCAATAAACATGTAGTACGGGATCATCCCTAGCTGCGTTTGCTCTTTCCACATTTCCGCCCACATATTAGGGTCGGTATTAATGTTATTAAGGAGTGGTGCTTGAGTACGGATTTGCGCGCCGGTTTTACGCAATAGGGCAATCGCTTCGCGTGTGGCGGCGGTGCGCAGCTCTTGCTTATGGTTGATGTGAGCCATAATAGAAACGTGCTTGCCTGCATCCACGAGCTCTTTAATTAAGGCGAGCAAGTCTTGCGCATCAGGATCGGTTAAATAACGGAATGGCCAGAAAGTCAGTGACTTGGTGCCGATACGGATGGTGCGAATATGGTCAAATTCGGGATCTTTAAGCTTTTCAAGATAGCCACGAAGTTTAACGGTACGCATCACCATTGGGTCGCCGCCGGTTACGAGTAGATCGGTAACCTCTTTGTGCTCACGCAGATAGTTATGCAATAAGTCCGCATCGTTGTTATTGAATCGTGTCGCTTTACCAACAAACTGCGCCCAGCGGAAGCAGAAAGTACAGTAAGAGTGACAATATTGTCCTTGTGCTGGAAAGAATAACACGGTTTCTTTGTATTTGTGTTGAATGCCTTCAACGCGCTCACCATCGAGCTCGGGCACATTCTTTTCCATTTGCCCGGCAGGGTGCGGGTTCAGCTTGTTACGGATCTGTTGTGCCAGTTCCATTACCTGTTCAGCGGTTGGGTCCGTTCTATGCAGCGCAGCCATTTGCTCGTACGACTCGTCATCTAACATACCACGCTGAGGGAACGTAAGTTGGAATACCGGATCATTGGGAACTTTATCCCAATCAATCAATTCTTCAATTACAAAGTTATTTACGCGGAATGGGAATACACTGGCCACGACCTTCATCTCAAAGCGCATATGCTCTGGTAGTTGGTGTAGGGCTTCAATTTTATCAATTTGACGGTGTTGATACACGGTAAACCTAGGCGGGACAAAGGTTTCCGCTGGCTGTATTTGAACGGTTTGCTGCATATATTTTCACTTGCTAGTTGAAAAGGTTGGTACTCTAACAAAAAGGTCAAGCCAATTCCTAGTCCTAAGTGCGAATATAATTGCGCTGTAACACGCAAAGAGCGGCCTTTGGCGCGCCCAAGCAGGTATAAAATTGCTACGCAGTGAAACTAATTGTTCAGCGAAAAGTAAGTTAACTCTTTGAGCTGGTTATAAACTGTGGTGACTCCCAGCTCAAAGAGGCAACAGTCACCACCTCATTAGTAGTGACCCTGAGCAATAGCATCGTATATTGCCGTGGCTAAGCGCTGAATGTCGTTTTCGCTGCTAACAAAAGGCGGCATAAGATAAATCAATTTACCAAAGGGGCGGATCCACACTCCTTGGCTGACAAAAAACCGCTGTATCTTGGCGACATCCACAGCACTATTGAGCTCAACTACACCAATGGCGCCAAGGCGGCGTACATCAACCACGGCGGCTAATTCGCGGCAGCGCTCTAAGGCACCAAGCCAATGATGAATATCGTTTATTTGCCCTTGCCAATTATTATCGAGCAACAATTCGAGACTTTTGTTGGCCACGGCGCAGGCCAGCGGGTTACCCATAAAGGTGGGGCCATGCATCAAAACGCCTGCTTCGCCTTCGCAAATACCGCGTGCTACATGACTCGTGGTCAGTGTCGCGGCTAAGGTCATATAGCCACCGGTAAGTGCTTTCCCCACACACATAATGTCTGGAGCTATATCGGCATGTTCAACAGCGAACAAGGTACCGGTGCGGCCAAAGCCAGTGGCAATTTCGTCGCAAATAAGCAATATCTCATAGCGGTCGCACAACTGGCGCACGGTTTTTAAATAGTCGGGATGATAAAAGTTCATACCGCCGGCATTTTGGACAATCGGCTCAATGATAAAAGCCGCCACTTCATGATGATGTTTATCAAAGTATTGCTCTAGGGTGTGCGCCTCTTCAGGGTCGAAGCGTTCATTAAAACGGCTACGGGGTGGCGGCACAAAGATTTGTTCGGGTAAAAATCCGCGATACATACTGTGCATTGAGTTGACCGGGTCGCACACACTCATAGCGGCAAAGGTATCGCCGTGATAGCCCTTTTGCGGGGTCATAAGTTTATGCTTTTGTTTATGGCCTTGGCTATACCAATATTGCACTGCCATTTTTATCGCCACTTCCACACTTACTGAGCCGCCATCGGCAAGAAACACCTTGTCGAGCGCTTTGGGGGTCATCGCCACTAACTTTTTACACAGTTCAACTGCTGGCGCGTGAGTGATACCGCCAAACATAACATGGCTCATATTGTTGCTTTGGCTTTGCAGCGCTTCATTTAACTGGGGGTGATTGTAGCCGTGCAGGGCACTCCACCATGATGCCATACCATCAATTAAGGCTTCGCCACTTTGTAGATAAATGCGGGTTCCCTCAGCATGGGTAACGGGATAATTGGGAAGAGGGTTGAGCATTGATGTGTAGGGGTGCCAAATGTGCTCACGATCAAACTCAGTGTCGATATGTGTATAATTATTGCTCATAGGTAAACTTCAAATGTCATTGCAGCGTTGACAATACTAAGGCAACTCGTAGACTGATACAAAATTAAATTCTACCGTCGATAATAAAGAGAACTCTATGGAACAGGCCGAAATCCGTCATAACTGGACGCACGAACAAGTTAAAGCCCTTTTTGACATGCCATTTAATGATTTGCTGTTCAAAGCGGCAAGCATTCACCGTCAACACTTTAACCCCAACGAAGTGCAAATTTCGACTTTATTATCGATTAAAACCGGCGCCTGCCCAGAAGATTGTAAATATTGCCCTCAGTCAGGGCACTATAAAACCGACCTCGAGCGTGAGCGCTTGATGGAAGTAGAAAAAGTGGTGGAGCAGGCCAGGGCCGCCAAGTCAAAAGGTGCGACCCGTTTTTGCATGGGTGCAGCATGGTCAGACCCTAAAGACCGCGATATGCCCTACATTGAGCGCATGGTCCGAGAAGTAAAAGAGCTGGGTTTAGAAACCTGCATGACACTGGGCAAGCTTGATAACGATAAAGCCAAGCAGCTGCGCGGGGCGGGGTTAGACTACTATAACCATAACCTTGATACTTCACCTGAATACTATGAGCAGATTATCACGACGCGCACTTACCAAGACCGTTTAGACACACTGGATCATGTGCGTGATGCCGGCATGAAGGTATGCTCCGGTGGCATTATCGGTATGGGAGAGCAGGCTTCTGATCGCTACGGCCTACTGATCCAGCTGGCTAACTTGCCTAAGCAACCGGAAAGTGTGCCGATTAATATGCTGGTTAAGGTCAAGGGCACGCCTTTAGAAAACGTCGATGATTTAGACCAGTTCGAATTCATTCGCACTATTGCTGTGGCGCGTATCATGATGCCGAAAAGCTACGTGCGTTTATCAGCAGGGCGCACGGCAATGAATGAGCAGATGCAAAGCATGTGTTTCTTTGCCGGAGCAAATTCCATCTTCTATGGTGATAAACTGCTGACCACCGACAACCCTGAAGCCGATGCCGATATGAACCTTATTCGCAAACTGGGGATGCGCCCAGAGCAGGCTCAGGATTACTCAGACGAGGCCTATGAAGCGTCATTGAGCTCAGCTATCGCTGATAAGAAAACCTCAGAGCTGTTTTACGAAGCACCCTAATGGCGTTTGAATACATTGATAATGTGCTCGAGGGTGCCAAAGAGCAGCACTTACTGCGCCAGCGCGTGGTAGTCGATGACATTTGTGCGCGCACCTTGGCCGTGGATGGTCGACGCTATTTAAATTTTGCGTCCAATGACTATCTTGCTTTAGGCGATCGGCCGCTGCCGCCATTGAAAGGGCGCAGTGGCGGGCACAGTTCGCCGTTGGTTACTGGTTACAGTCGTGAGCAAGCAGAGCTGGAGCAACGTTTTTGTGCACTTTATGGCTTTGAGTCAGCGCTGCTGTTTGCCAGCGGTTTCAGTGCTAATGCCAGTGTGCTGAAAGCCTTGTTTGCTCAAGCCCGGGAAGGCTTGATTGTGCAAGACAAACTGAATCATGCCAGTTTAGTCGATGGCGGCCTTGCGGCAAACGCACAGATGCAGCGCTTTAATCACAATAATATGGCGCATCTGGATGCGCGCTTGGGTAAATCCAAAGCCCACCATAAACTGGTAGTAAGCGAGGGCGTGTTCTCGATGGATGGGGACTGCGCGCCGCTTGAACAGCTACGCAGTCAGTGTGAGAAGCACCGGGCCTGGTTAATGCTTGATGATGCCCATGGGTTTGGGGTGCTCGGTGGAGGCAAAGGCAGCGCTGCGGTGCTTAAGCCTGATATTTTAGTGCTCACCTTTGGTAAAGCGCTGGCTGCCAACGGGGCTATCGTACTAGCTAGCAACAAAGTCATCGATTTGCTGCTGCAAAGTAATCGCGATTACACCTATTCCACGGCACTGTCCGCTTTGCAATGTGAGGTGATTGACGAGCGACTGACGCAGTTGTTGGCGGCCGACGCCGAGCGCCAACATTTATCTGCACTGATTGATTACTTTAAAAGCCAATGTGCGGCGGCTCATTTAGCACTGATGCCCTCAGATACACCGATACAGCCGTTGATCGTCGGCGATAGTGAATCAGCGTTGATGATGCAAAATCAACTTCGTGAAAAAGGCATATGGCTTAGTGCCATACGACCGCCCACTGTGGCCCACAATACTGCGCGTTTGCGTATCACCTTAACGGCGGCTCATACTGAGCAAGATATCGACACCTTAGTCAGCGCCTTGGAGCAATGCCGATGAGTGCGGCATTAAAACTTACTACCCAGCGGCAATTCTCCAAAGCGGCAACGAATTATCAGCAGCATGCGCGAGTGCAAGCCGCGAGCAGTACTGTTTTGTTAGACCACATTGGCGCCAGACATTTGGGTGTATGTTTAGACTTAGGCGCGGGTCCCGGCGTGAATAGCCATGCGCTCAGTGTCAGGGCACAGCAGTTAGTGTCCCTTGATTTATCAGAATCCATGCTACAGTGTGCACGAACCTTAGGTGGCGATGACAATCAGGTAGTGTGCGCAGATATGGACATGCTACCAATACACAGTGCAGCGATAGACACTGTCTTTAGTAACTTTGCGATGCAATGGTCTGCTGATTTAGCTGCCTTACTTTGCGAGTTACACCGTATTTTAACGGCGAATGGGCGGGCATATATTGCCGTGGTGAGCGAGGGTTCCCTTGAGGAAGTGAAAGCTGCTTTTGCCATGGCAGGGGTGCCAGCCATTAACCAATTTATACGTGTTGGCGATTTGATCATAGCGGCTAAGCAAGCTGGGTTTAAGGTGCAATGGCAGCATCAAGCAAGGCTATTTGATCGCTTTGACAGTGCTAAACAGGCGTTAAAAAGTTTATCGGCTATTGGTGCCAATAGCTGTGAGCATGGCCACCGTCACTTATCGAAAAATCAGTATATGCAGATTCTCAACCATTTACAGGGATCGCAGCCGGGCGTGGAGTTAAGCTACAACGTCGCATTTTTGGAGCTCATTAAATGAAACAATTTTTTGTTACCGCAACCGATACCGATGCAGGTAAAACCCATGTCACCAGCTTGCTACTGAAACTCGCTGTACAGCATAAAAAGAAGGCGGCCGGGTTTAAGCCCATCGCCGCTGGTGCTGAGGAGGCGTTTGGCCGACTGGTCAATACCGATGCACTGACACTCATCGAAAGCGGCAACACCAATGTGCTCTATGAGCAAGTAAATCCGTTTATTTTTGCGCCACCGATTGCACCTCATATTGCCGCTGCGCAGCAAGGTGAACATATTAGCGTTAGCAAGGTACGCAGCGCGTACGACGAGTTTAAAAGTTGCGGTGCCGATATTCTCATTACCGAAGGCGCCGGAGGTTGGCTATTACCCATTAATGACACGGAGCTGTTAAGTGATTGGGTGCTTGCTGAGCAGCTGCCAGTCATTTTAGTGGTGGGTATGAAACTCGGTTGCCTCAACCATGCATTGTTAACGATGGAAGTGCTGGCGCATCAAGGTGTACACGTCGCTGGGTGGATAGCCAACCAAGTGGATCCACAGATGCAGGAATACGATGCCAATTTAGCCACCTTGAAAGCAAGGCTGCCAGCCCCATTTCTCGGAGAAAGCCCTTATACCGAGCACACACCAAAGCTAAAAATCCACCGCGCTCTTAT
This window harbors:
- a CDS encoding ATP-binding protein is translated as MKQAFILRGLPGSGKTHYAQSLADDLVAGDASQYFICSTDDFFVQDGHYQFDKHKLPEYHNLNLARYIKALAEGIPLVIVDNTNIKKWEFIAYIEAAHALGYQVKEVIVGEVKDKAMQHLYAQRNTHKVALRTIAKMAYQFEW
- a CDS encoding phosphate-starvation-inducible PsiE family protein, with translation MSNKQVEHDTQKPKLAHELHQELPVDHPDAFFRMLHKVIRFAICVLALCMVAVILWGVGDVMYIIYERLMQPPYFLLDVNDIFYTFGGFMAVLIAVEIFINIRMYLGSNVFPVKLVVATALMAIARKVIILDFDTLTPLYLIGIAATTLALGITYWLLGKAPNDDYDH
- a CDS encoding KamA family radical SAM protein — its product is MQQTVQIQPAETFVPPRFTVYQHRQIDKIEALHQLPEHMRFEMKVVASVFPFRVNNFVIEELIDWDKVPNDPVFQLTFPQRGMLDDESYEQMAALHRTDPTAEQVMELAQQIRNKLNPHPAGQMEKNVPELDGERVEGIQHKYKETVLFFPAQGQYCHSYCTFCFRWAQFVGKATRFNNNDADLLHNYLREHKEVTDLLVTGGDPMVMRTVKLRGYLEKLKDPEFDHIRTIRIGTKSLTFWPFRYLTDPDAQDLLALIKELVDAGKHVSIMAHINHKQELRTAATREAIALLRKTGAQIRTQAPLLNNINTDPNMWAEMWKEQTQLGMIPYYMFIERDTGAKRYFELPLYKTWETFREAYKQVSGVSRTVRGPSMSAGPGKVEVSGVSEIAGEKVFVLRFIQARNPDWVQRPFFTKYDENATWLNDLKPAFGEEKFFWEDEYNAM
- the bioA gene encoding adenosylmethionine--8-amino-7-oxononanoate transaminase — translated: MSNNYTHIDTEFDREHIWHPYTSMLNPLPNYPVTHAEGTRIYLQSGEALIDGMASWWSALHGYNHPQLNEALQSQSNNMSHVMFGGITHAPAVELCKKLVAMTPKALDKVFLADGGSVSVEVAIKMAVQYWYSQGHKQKHKLMTPQKGYHGDTFAAMSVCDPVNSMHSMYRGFLPEQIFVPPPRSRFNERFDPEEAHTLEQYFDKHHHEVAAFIIEPIVQNAGGMNFYHPDYLKTVRQLCDRYEILLICDEIATGFGRTGTLFAVEHADIAPDIMCVGKALTGGYMTLAATLTTSHVARGICEGEAGVLMHGPTFMGNPLACAVANKSLELLLDNNWQGQINDIHHWLGALERCRELAAVVDVRRLGAIGVVELNSAVDVAKIQRFFVSQGVWIRPFGKLIYLMPPFVSSENDIQRLATAIYDAIAQGHY
- the bioB gene encoding biotin synthase BioB, yielding MEQAEIRHNWTHEQVKALFDMPFNDLLFKAASIHRQHFNPNEVQISTLLSIKTGACPEDCKYCPQSGHYKTDLERERLMEVEKVVEQARAAKSKGATRFCMGAAWSDPKDRDMPYIERMVREVKELGLETCMTLGKLDNDKAKQLRGAGLDYYNHNLDTSPEYYEQIITTRTYQDRLDTLDHVRDAGMKVCSGGIIGMGEQASDRYGLLIQLANLPKQPESVPINMLVKVKGTPLENVDDLDQFEFIRTIAVARIMMPKSYVRLSAGRTAMNEQMQSMCFFAGANSIFYGDKLLTTDNPEADADMNLIRKLGMRPEQAQDYSDEAYEASLSSAIADKKTSELFYEAP
- a CDS encoding aminotransferase class I/II-fold pyridoxal phosphate-dependent enzyme, with the protein product MAFEYIDNVLEGAKEQHLLRQRVVVDDICARTLAVDGRRYLNFASNDYLALGDRPLPPLKGRSGGHSSPLVTGYSREQAELEQRFCALYGFESALLFASGFSANASVLKALFAQAREGLIVQDKLNHASLVDGGLAANAQMQRFNHNNMAHLDARLGKSKAHHKLVVSEGVFSMDGDCAPLEQLRSQCEKHRAWLMLDDAHGFGVLGGGKGSAAVLKPDILVLTFGKALAANGAIVLASNKVIDLLLQSNRDYTYSTALSALQCEVIDERLTQLLAADAERQHLSALIDYFKSQCAAAHLALMPSDTPIQPLIVGDSESALMMQNQLREKGIWLSAIRPPTVAHNTARLRITLTAAHTEQDIDTLVSALEQCR
- a CDS encoding methyltransferase domain-containing protein produces the protein MSAALKLTTQRQFSKAATNYQQHARVQAASSTVLLDHIGARHLGVCLDLGAGPGVNSHALSVRAQQLVSLDLSESMLQCARTLGGDDNQVVCADMDMLPIHSAAIDTVFSNFAMQWSADLAALLCELHRILTANGRAYIAVVSEGSLEEVKAAFAMAGVPAINQFIRVGDLIIAAKQAGFKVQWQHQARLFDRFDSAKQALKSLSAIGANSCEHGHRHLSKNQYMQILNHLQGSQPGVELSYNVAFLELIK
- the bioD gene encoding dethiobiotin synthase, whose translation is MKQFFVTATDTDAGKTHVTSLLLKLAVQHKKKAAGFKPIAAGAEEAFGRLVNTDALTLIESGNTNVLYEQVNPFIFAPPIAPHIAAAQQGEHISVSKVRSAYDEFKSCGADILITEGAGGWLLPINDTELLSDWVLAEQLPVILVVGMKLGCLNHALLTMEVLAHQGVHVAGWIANQVDPQMQEYDANLATLKARLPAPFLGESPYTEHTPKLKIHRALMELFELG